Within the Glycine soja cultivar W05 chromosome 3, ASM419377v2, whole genome shotgun sequence genome, the region GGTTTTGTCATGACCCTTTTGTCagttttattttggaaaatagcCGTGTTAATGTTTTGGATTATTTTCTAGCCCTCTGAGTTATTGCTCAAATTTTGGAGCATGCACTTAAACGGCAAGATAAATATTGAACCATGCTGTTGTTGCTCAAGTGGTGTTAATTCTCTTTGCCAAGAGTTGCTGCTTTATGCCATTGGTTGACCTTTGAATTCAAGTTGCTTAAAGTTTGATTACTAGTTACACCTAACAGTCTGCACATTTGATTCTATTTTGTGTTGGGTGTGGATTTGTGTATTTTGCTAATATGAAAGCAGAGCTGGCTTGGTAAATGTAGAGTAGATATATATCCAGTGTTGTCCTTCCTGTATTCATTTCTTATCTTGCCGAGGCTGTATCTGTTTTCTTGATATACTGCAGATCTTTAGGGCACTATCTTATATTCATCGTTGCATTGGAGTCTGCCATCGGGATATCAAGCCTCAAAATCTATTGGTatgtattctattttatttatctggTCAAAAACTGCTGCTTAGTTCAAACTATGGAGATTCATGACTGTTAGTCAGCAAATACTAACTGAAAGTTTTTCTATGCAGGTTAATCCGCACACTCACCAGGTTAAAATATGTGACTTTGGAAGTGCAAAAGTCTTGGTATGTTTTATGTacgtatgtgtgtgtgtgtgtgtttctgtctTTTCTACCTTCACGCATTCCTCTTGAAACTTCAGTTATCTGGGTGGTTTCACCTTGTTTGCTCTAACCTTTGACAGGTGAAAGGCGAACCAAATATATCGTACATATGTTCTAGATATTATAGAGCACCTGAGCTTATATTTGGAGCAACTGAATATACTACAGCTATTGACATTTGGTCAGTTGGCTGTGTATTGGCTGAGCTTATGCTTGGACAGGTAGGTGGTTGTTGATGGGAGCTCCTTTGATTCTGTGGTTTAGTATATGTAAAAATgaagtttgtttcttttttatttttccagcCCTTGTTCCCCGGTGAGAGTGGAGTTGATCAGCTTGTTGAGATCATCAAGGTAATCTTTCtgattattttctttgttgttacTGCTATGTCTGCcatagaaatatattaaatCTGTCAAGCTCCAATGCCTAGTGTTATAGTTCTgtcactttttctttcttgttcagTGGCATTTCTGTCAGTTCAGTTATTTTCTAGAAATAGAGACATTTGTCAATTTTCACAACTGTGGGATTTTTGTGATTTCTTAAAAAAGGGATCATTTGAAAGAAATTTCATGTTTTCCCATGCATTAGCACAGATTAGTGTTCTAGTTTCCATTGAATCTATCTATCATGTTTGGATAGTTCAATTAACtcaattgtaatttgtaacaCAAAAATGCAATGGATGATGACTTGTGGGTCATTTATTTTGCTTcaacttttttatcttttaggctGAATTAGCTTACTTGGGAGATTCCTTGTTTGAATCACTGATTCTCTGATCAATTTGATGGATAGGCTTGGTTGTCACAATGTCAGTATCTTTAACGTGTAAACTGTCCACTTGTTGCTTTGGTAGGTTCTGGGAACTCCAACAAGGGAAGAGATAAAGTGCATGAATCCTAACTACACGGAATTTAAATTCCCACAGATTAAAGCGCATCCATGGCACAAGGTatcacaaataaatttaatagccTTTCGTGTTTTATACTTTATTCACCATAGTGAAAATACTAATATATCTAGTAACTTGTCTTGTTTAGCGCACCACACtgataaatttgttgatttgGTCCTTCTAGATCTTTCACAAGCGCATGCCTCCAGAAGCTGTTGATCTGGTATCAAGACTACTACAATACTCCCCTAACTTGCGGTGCACTGCTGTGAGTACATTTGACTTCTTAGCAGGCCTTTCTAACTCTAATTTCAATCCACCTAATTTGCAAAATGGAGCTGTACTGTACTGCTCATGTAATGATTGTTTCTCCGCCTTTGAAGCTTTATATAATGTGTTTTTTACTTTATCTTGTGCAGTTAGATACCTTGACCCATCCTTTCTTTGATGAACTTCGTGACCCAAACACTCGCTTGCCAAATGGTCGTTTCCTTCcaccattgttcaattttaaatCTCATGGTATGATACTTTTTGAATAAGCTAttctgtttatttatttaactttgcTCTGTTAGTTTATTAGTTCTGGCTGATGTTCTTGCTGCCCGTGTACCAGAATTGAAGGGAGTCCCAGTTGAGATTTTGGTGAAATTGATTCCAGAACATGCGAGGAAGCAGTGCCCGTTTCTTGGCTTGTGATAATGTGAAAAATGTAACGAAACTGCAATAGTGTCGTTCCCATGTGAATGCTCCGTCattctctatttatttattatgaaatgaaATCTGTTCCTTTATGTATCCTTGTTGTATTTCTGTGTCTAGTAAAAACTGATTTAAGATATATGATACTCGATATGACCCAACACTCGATGGGTTTTCAGAAGAAAATCGTGTTTCCTGTTTAACAGCAGGTTGTAACATCGAATAGAAGACATTTTAAACCGGTGTTGGTATTTGTGAATACAATGATGGGTGGTTGGCTAATTTAGATATGCTCTGTTCTGTATGGGGATGTCAAGTTGTCATTGTGTGGCTAAACTTAGGTGAAATTATTAGACAAAGAGCCCGtttgtttatgtttatttcaaaaaaatatttttaataaaaataattagttttttttatataaaatgtttgtctaattttttttttctttaaacaaGCAGTTTTCTATctaattcttttgaaaagttttcTTTAAACAAGCAGTTTTCTAATTGTTTTATAAACTGGAAGAGTGTGCAGTTTACAAGTCTGTCTAAactggcatttttttttttatcttaactaCTGTATTTTTTACGTACTTAGTTTGGTTTTTACTATTTCAACGTGGTGCGCGTATTATATTAGGACGTGGTCAAAGTAGGAGCCCAAAGCTTCAGAAGAAATGGCAACTATATTCCAGAAAGTGTCTCTcgcttttctttttataatgtggAGACTTTATTCTGTATTATTATAGAAGAATCATGAAGAAAGATAATTTGATCTCTAATATTTCAGTTGTCCTtattattttcccctttttaacAAAGTACttaatttatcttatattttagtttaatatccCTAATTCAACAAATCAAAGTTCACTTAGCACTTGACAAAATCTGAACGTcagcaatttaatttattagaaaaggaTACTAGAAGGGTATGAGTTAATTATGGAGTGGAGCAATCACTTATTCTTGTTTACATGAAACAATTGGTTCTGATTGGTTGACCCTTTCCTGAATAATTGCCCTAGTGAATGATTTCTTACCATGCAATGGTTTGTTTTGAGTTCTTTAAACTATAAACTGCTTATATAAAGACAACAGGTTAGGTTCTAAATTTGGTAGTCTTGTAAAAGAAGTAAACCTTGTATGCCACTAAGAAGGCATGTGCTCTTTTGTTACTATTATTTATGAACCCAATTCTAAAATCATGTTTCTATCGCTAACTTGCAATCACCTCACTTCTCAACCTTCGTGATTAGCGATCACATGAGGTGTTAAGATAGAATAACCACAGTTATTGTGTAAATTATAATTAGTCAGTTTGTTAAAACAGTTTCAGTTGAGTTAGTTAGCCACCTAACTGATCTATATAAAGTGTAATCCATTCTATCATCAAATGGAATAATTGTTTTTTGTGCCAAATCATCTTAATATGAGGAGGCTAAAATACACTTACAATATGTTTATGCCGTATTTTCTTAAGCTTTTGATATCCTGGGGGCAACTGTAGGTTCTCACGATGATGCTTTTGCTATTGTTGGTACCAAAACGGTTGTGTTTAGTTTCTTCAATGTGCTGAACCTGCTGAGGGTGAGGGAGACACCAGGAAGAAAAACCAAGCACCTATCACCCCCATGCTATTCCTCTTTTGCTCTCGACCTTGTGTCACAATATGCTGCAGCATCAGAGTGCCACTCTCAATGTAATTGGTCGGTTTTGCATCATTATTATAATCTATAATGTCAGATTAAAA harbors:
- the LOC114407522 gene encoding shaggy-related protein kinase alpha — encoded protein: MASVGVAPTSSGLRESSGVDRLPEEMNDMRIRDDKEMEATVVDGNGTETGHIIVTTIGGRNGQPKQTISYMAERIVGHGSFGVVFQAKCLETGETVAIKKVLQDKRYKNRELQTMRLLDHPNVVCLKHCFFSTTEKDELYLNLVLEYVPETVNRVIKHYNKLNQRMPLIYVKLYTYQIFRALSYIHRCIGVCHRDIKPQNLLVNPHTHQVKICDFGSAKVLVKGEPNISYICSRYYRAPELIFGATEYTTAIDIWSVGCVLAELMLGQPLFPGESGVDQLVEIIKVLGTPTREEIKCMNPNYTEFKFPQIKAHPWHKIFHKRMPPEAVDLVSRLLQYSPNLRCTALDTLTHPFFDELRDPNTRLPNGRFLPPLFNFKSHELKGVPVEILVKLIPEHARKQCPFLGL